One window of the Triticum dicoccoides isolate Atlit2015 ecotype Zavitan chromosome 3B, WEW_v2.0, whole genome shotgun sequence genome contains the following:
- the LOC119275880 gene encoding COP9 signalosome complex subunit 2 — translation MGSDADMEDYGFEYSDDEPEEQDVDIENQYYNSKGMVETDPEGALAGFDAVVRMEPEKAEWGFKALKQTVKLYYKLGKYKEMMDAYREMLTYIKSAVTRNYSEKCINNIMDFVSGSASQHFNLLQEFYQTTLKALEEAKNERLWFKTNLKLCKIWFDMGEYGRMSKILKELHKSCQKEDGSDDQKKGTQLLEVYAIEIQMYTETKNNKKLKELYQRALSIKSAIPHPRIMGIIRECGGKMHMAERQWADAATDFFEAFKNYDEAGNPRRIQCLKYLVLANMLMESEVNPFDGQEAKPYKNDPEILAMTNLIAAYQKNDIMEFEKILKSNRRTIMDDPFIRNYIEDLLKNIRTQVLLKLIKPYTRIRIPFISQELNVPEKDVEQLLVSLILDNRVQGHIDQVNKLLECGDRSKGMRKYQAIDKWNTQLKSIYQTVSNRVG, via the exons ATGGGCTCAG ATGCGGACATGGAAGACTACGGTTTCGAGTATTCGGACGACGAGCCGGAGGAGCAAGACGTCGACATCGAGAACCAGTACTACAACTCCAAAG GTATGGTTGAGACAGACCCGGAGGGTGCACTTGCTGGTTTTGATGCTGTAGTTCGCATGGAGCCTGAAAAGGCGGAATG gggATTCAAGGCTCTTAAACAAACTGTGAAGCTTTATTATAAGCTGGGGAAGTACAAAGAAATGATGGATGCTTACAGAGAGATGTTGACATACATAAAATCTGCTGTGACACGTAACTACAGTGAGAAATGTATAAACAACATAATGGATTTTGTTTCTGGATCTGCTAGTCAGCACTTCAATCTTCTGCAAGAGTTCTACCAGACAACACttaaagctcttgaagaggcaaaaAATGAG AGATTATGGTTTAAGACAAATCTGAAGCTTTGCAAAATTTGGTTTGACATGGGGGAGTATGGTCGCATGAGCAAG ATACTGAAGGAGCTGCATAAATCTTGCCAAAAGGAAGATGGTTCTGATGACCAGAAGAAAGGCACACAACTTCTAGAAGTCTATGCTATTGAGATTCAAATGTACACTgaaacaaaaaacaacaaaaagTTGAAG GAATTGTACCAGAGGGCTCTTTCTATTAAATCAGCAATACCTCATCCAAGAATTATGGGTATAATTCGTGAATGTGGTGGGAAGATGCACATGGCTGAGAGGCAGTGGGCGGACGCAGCGACTGATTTCTTTGAAGCATTCAAAAACTACGATGAAGCTGGCAATCCACGGAGAATCCAGTGTCTCAA ATATCTTGTTCTTGCCAATATGTTGATGGAGTCTGAAGTGAATCCCTTTGATGGACAAGAGGCCAAGCC GTACAAAAATGATCCTGAAATCCTCGCAATGACAAATTTGATTGCAGCATACCAGAAGAATGACATCATGGAATTTGAGAAGATCCTAAAG AGCAATAGAAGAACAATAATGGATGATCCTTTTATCCGTAATTACATTGAGGACTTGTTGAAGAACATCAGAACTCAAGTGCTGCTCAAGCTCATTAAGCCATACACAAGAATAAGGATTCCATTCATTTCACAG GAGCTAAATGTCCCAGAAAAGGATGTTGAGCAGCTCTTGGTGTCATTGATTCTGGACAACCGTGTCCAGGGCCACATAGATCAGGTGAACAAGCTGCTAGAATGCGGTGACAG GTCAAAGGGAATGCGGAAATATCAAGCCATTGATAAGTGGAATACTCAGCTCAAATCTATTTACCAGACGGTGTCCAACAGAGTTGGGTGA